The genome window CGCTACGACGGCACGGTCCTCAAGAGCGACGCCTACGACACCTGGTTCAACGTGAAGATCGCCCACCAGGCGAGCAGCGGGACCGGCACCATCAAGGTCTACCTCGACGACTCCCTCGTCCTCACCGTCGCCGACCGGGGCCCCGCCACCCGCTACTTCAAGAACGGCGTCTACCACCACGGCTCCGGCCGCGCCGAGGCCCGCTTCCGCAACATCGCCTACTGGACGCGCTGACCTCGCCCGACGCCGGGACCCAGGGCCACGGGAGGTGAACCCGGGCACGGACACGCAGGTCACCGCCCAGTAGAGTGCGCCTCTGTCGCCCCCGAGAGCCGCCCGGGGCACCGCCCCCGAACCACCGAGGTACCGCGCAGTGACCCCCGCACCACCAGGACCGCCGTACGCCGTCACCGTCGTCGGGCTCGGCGCCGACGGCTGGCGAGGCGTCCCCGACGCCTCCCGCGCGGTCCTGCGCGACGCCGAGGTCCTCATCGGCGGTCCCCGGCAGCTCGACCTGCTGCCCCCGGAGTGCACGGGCGAGCGGATCACCTGGCCCTCGCCCCTGCGCCCCGCCGTCCCCGCCCTCCTCGCCGCGCACACCGGCCGCCGCATCGCCGTCCTGGCCAGCGGCGACCCCATGTTCTACGGCATCGGCCGCGCCCTCGCCGAGGAGGCCGGCGACCGGCTGCGCGTCCTGCCGCACCCCTCCTCCGTCTCCTACGCCGCCGCCCGCCTCGGCTGGCCGCTGGAGGACACCGAGGTCGTCACCCTCGTCGGCAGACCCACCGCCCGCCTCGCCGCCGCCCTGCACGAAGGCCGACGGCTCCTCGTCCTCGGCGCGGACGCCGGTACGCCCGCCGAGGTCGCCGCCCTGCTCCGGGACCGGGGCTTCGGACCGAGCCGACTGCGCGTCCTGGAACAGCTCGGCGGCGACCGCGAACGGACCACCGACCCGACCACCGCCGACGACTGGGCCGCGCGGACGGACCCGCCCGGCGACCCCCTCAACATCGTCGCCGTCGACTGCCGACGGGCCCCCGACACCCTGCGGCTCGGCGCCGTCCCCGGCCTGCCCGACGAGGCGTACGAACACGACGGACAGCTCACCAAGCGGTACGTCCGCGCCGCCACCCTGGCCGCGCTCGCCCCCGCCCCCGGCGAACTGCTGTGGGACATCGGCGGCGGCTCGGGCTCGATCGCCGTCGAATGGATGCGCACCCACCCCTCCTGCCGGGCGATCACCGTCGAACGCGACCCCGTGCGCGCCGCACGCATCACCCGCAACGCCGACCGGCTCGGCGTCCCCGGCCTACGGGTCGTCACCGGGGCCGCGCCCGCAGCCCTGGCCGAGCTCACCGAACCGCCGCCGCCGGACGCCGTGTTCATCGGCGGCGGCCTCACCGTGCCGGGCCTGCTCGACAGTTGCTGGCATGCGCTACCGGTCGGCGGCCGGCTGGTCGCCAACACCGTGACACTGGAGTCCGAGGCGGTGCTCGCCGACGCCCACCGCCGCCACGGCGGCGAACTGATCCGGCTCGCGGTCGCGCGGGCCGTGCCCGTGGGCGGCTTCACCGGGTGGCGACAGGCGATGCCGGTGACCCAGTGGGCCGTACGGAAAACCACCGGCGACACCTTCCATGTCGGCGACCCCTTCGACACCGCTTCGGGAGCAGAGAAATGACCGTGTACTTCATCGGCGCCGGCCCCGGCGCCGCCGACCTGATCACGGTCCGTGGCGCCCGTACGCTCGCCGCCTGCCAGGTCTGCCTGTACGCCGGCAGCCTCGTCCCCCGCGAACTCCTCGCCGAATGCCCGCCGGACGCGCGGCTGGTGGACACCGCCCAGCTCGACCTGGACCGGATCACCGCCGAACTGGTCCGCGCGCACGAGGAGGGCCACGACGTGGCCCGGCTGCACTCCGGGGACCCGTCCGTGTTCAGCGCGGTCGCCGAGCAGATGCGGCGGCTGGACGCGGCGGGAGTGCCGTACGAGGTGGTGCCGGGGGTGCCCGCGTTCGCGGCGGCGGCTGCCGCGCTGAAGCGGGAGCTGACCGTGCCGACGGTCGGGCAGACCGTCATCCTCACACGCATCGCCCAGCAGGCCACGGCCATGCCGGACGGCGAGGATCTGGCCACGCTCGGCCGCAGCGGGGCGCTGATCGTGCTGCACCTCGCCGCGCGGTACGTCGACCGGGTCGTCGAGGAACTCCTCCCGCACTACGGCGCCGACTGCCCCGCCGCGGTCGTCGCGTACGCGTCCCGGCCCGAGGAGGCCATCCTCCGGGGGACGTTGGACGAGATCGCCGGGCAGGTGAAGGCGGCGGGTGTGCTGCGCACGGCGGTCATCATGGTCGGCCGCACGCTCGGTGCGCGGCAGTTCCGGGACAGCCACCTGTACTCGCCTGAGCGGGAGCGGCATGGCTGCTGAGTGGTGGGGTGCGTTGTCGGGTGCGGGTGCGTGGGGGCTTCTCGCGCGGTTCCCCGCGCCCCTGAAAGCAAAAAGCACGGGGCGCGGCCCCTGCTTTTTGAGGGGCGCGGGGAACCGCGCGACCAGCCCCCACGCACCCGCACCCGCACCCGCACAACGAAACCGCATTTGTTAGGCTCCCCTTCGCTGCCCGTGGGAGAAGTCCGGTGAGAACCCGGCGCTGACCCGCAACGGTGTGTGCGACGGCCGAGAACGACCCGTCGTGCGAGCCCGATCGCCCAGGGGTGGTGCGACCCGTTGAACGCTCGCCGTGGACTGCGAGAGGGGACCGCACGGCCGGCATGCCGTACGGGCCGCTCCTGACCGATGTCCGACCAGGCGGCCCCAGGTGAAGGACCGCCCCGACCGTGCGCCGCAGCCCCAGCCGCATACCCCTGCCCCCACTCGTCCTCGGCCTCACCCTGCTCCTGCTGCTGTCGCTCGTCGGCGGCACCGGCCTGGGCGCCGCCGGGATCGCCTGGCCGGACGTCCTCGGCTTCCTGTGGGCCGGCCTCACCGGCGGCACCGTGCACGCCGCCGACGCCGCCTCGTACACCATCGTCTGGGAGATCCGGCTGCCCCGCGTCGTGCTCGGCGCGATCGTCGGCGCCGGGCTCGCGGCCGTCGGCGTGGCCGTCCAGGCGATCGTGCGGAACGCGCTCGGCGACCCCTTCGTCCTCGGTATCTCCTCGGGCGCCGCCGTGGGCGCGAACGCGGTCATCCTGCTCGGCGCGTTCGCCGGACTCGGCGTCTGGGCGCTGTCCGCGTCCGCGTTCCTCTCGGCCCTCGCCGCCATGGCCCTGGTGTACGCCGTGGCCCGCTCACCCCACGGACTGTCCCCGCTGCGGCTGGTCCTCACCGGTACGGCACTGGCGTACGGCTTCGAGGCGGTCACCACGGTCATGGTGTTCGGCGCGGCCCGGGGCGAGGCGGCCCGGTCGGCGCTGATGTGGCTGCTCGGGAGCCTCGGCGGAGCCACCTGGGCGCAGGTACCGCTGGTCGCCGTGACCGTCGTCGCGGGCTGGGCCTGGCTGCGGCGGCGGGCCGAGTCGCTCAACGCCCTCGCCATGGGCGACGAGACCTCGGCCGCGCTCGGCGTCCGACCGGAGCGCCTGCGCCGGGAGCTGTTCCTCGTCACCGCCGCCGTGACCGGGACGGTCGTCGCGGTCAGCGGGGCCATCGGGTTCGTCGGGCTGATGGTGCCGCACGTCGTCCGGATGCTGGTCGGCGCCGACCACCGCCGGGTGCTCGCGGTCGCCCCGCTGGTCGGCGCCGTCCTGCTGGTCTGGGCGGACGTCCTGTCCCGGCTGCTGCTCGCCCCCGCCGAACTGCCCGTCGGAGTCATCACCGCCGTGGTGGGCGTGCCCGCCTTCCTCGTGCTGATGCGGCGCGGCGGCTACGCGTTCGGAGGCCGCTGACCATGCGACTCGACATCGACGCGGTGACGATCGAGACCGCCGGGGCCCGACTCGTCGACGACATCCGGCTCACCGCCGCCAGCGGGGCGTTCGTCGGGCTCGTCGGCCCCAACGGCAGCGGCAAGTCGACCCTGCTGCGCTGTGTGTACCGGGCGCTGCGCCCGGCCGCCGGCACCGTGCGGCTGGACGGGGAGGACGCGCACGCCATGCCGTCCCGGGCCGCCGCCCGGCTGCTGGCCGCGCTGCCGCAGGAGTCGTCCGCCGAGTTCGACTTCACCGTCGCCGAGGTGGTCGCCATGGGACGGCTGCCGCACCGGGAGCGTACGGCCGCCTCCGACGCGGAGATCTGCGCGCGGGCCATGGCCCGCACCGGCGTGGAGCATCTCGCCGACCGGGGGTTCCTGGCGCTGTCCGGCGGCGAGAAGCAGCGCGTCCTGCTCGCCCGCGCCCTCGCCCAGCAGCCGAAGGTGCTCGTCCTCGACGAACCCACCAACCACCTCGACATCGCCCACCAGTTGGATGTGCTGTCCCTGGTCCGCGACAGCGGGGTGACGGTGCTGGCCGCCCTGCACGACCTCAACCTCGCCGCCGCGCACTGCGACGTCCTGTACGTGATCGCGGGCGGCCGGATCGTCGCCTCGGGCCCGCCCCACGACGTCCTCCACCCCGATCTGCTGGCCGAGGTGTTCGGGGTCCGCGCCCATCCCGTACGGCACCCGGAGACCGGCGCCGTCCAACTCCTGTTCGACCTGCTCCCGCCCACCACCCTCTGAAGGACCCCATGCGCAAGCTGCTCGCCGCCGCCCTCTGCCTCGCCGCGACCGTCACCGCCACCGGATGCGGCGCGAACGTCGAATCGGCGAAGGACGCCAAGTCCACGTCCGGCTCCGCCGAGAAGGCGGTCACCCTCACCAACTGCGGTCAGAAGATCACCTTCGACAAGGCCCCCGAACGCGTCGTCACCAACGACGTCGGCATCACCGAGCTGATGTTTGCGCTCGGCCTGGAGGACCGTATGGCCGGGTTCGCCATGCCCGACGACAAGGGCGATCTGAGCGGGGTGCCCTGGAAGGACGGCTACGACAAGGTCAAGTGGCTGTCCAAGGACCAGCTCACCAAGGAGAACGTCCTCGACGCCAACGCCGACCTCGTCTTCGCCGGCTGGAACTACGGCTTCCGCGAGGACGCCGGCTTCACCCCCGACGCCCTGAAGAAGCTCGGCGTCCCCTCGTACATCCTCACCGAGTCCTGCCGCAACGGCCGTAGCGAGACCTCGCGCGGCATCATGCCGCCCCTGGACGCGCTGTACACCGACCTCACCAACCTCGGAAAGCTGTTCGGCGTCGAGAAGCGGGCGGCCACCCTGATCGCCGACTTCAGGAAGCAGATCGCCGACGTCAGGAGCGAGGCGCCCGCCAAGAGCCCCAGGGTCTTCCTCTACGACAGCGGCCAGGACCAGCCCTTCACCTCGGGTCGCTTCGCCGCGCCCGAGCAGATCATCACCGAGGCCGGTGGCGTCAACGTCATGCACGACGTCGAGGACTCCTGGACCACCGTCGGCTGGGAGAGCGTCGTCCAGCGGGACCCCGATGTCATCGTGATCTGCGACTACGGGGACGTCACCGCCGAGCAGAAGAAGAAGTTCCTGCTCTCCTACGCCCCGCTGCGGGGCGTCTCCGCGATCAAGAACAAGCGGATCTTCGTCCTCGACTACGTCGACCTGGTCGAGAGCCCCCGCAACCCCTCGGCCATCGCCCGCCTCGGCACCTACCTGAAGACCGTCTCGGAGAGCTAGGTCTAACGGATCGCGCTGCGGCCCACGACCGTGCCCGCGCGGTCGACGCAGATGACGTCGACCGCGACGGGCGCGCCCCGCAGCACGGCCAGGGCCTCGTCACGGGCCACGGTCGCCACCAGATCGCCGAGCGGCACCCCGGCCGCCGCGCACAGCTGGAGCGCGGCGAGCCCGGTGTTGGCGCCCGCGACCTCGGCGGCCAGGGCCTCGTCCGCGCCGCCGCGCCGGGCCAGCTCGGCGAGGAAGCCCTTGTCGACCTGGGAGCGCGCGGAGTGCAGATCGAGATGCCCGGCGGCCAGCTTGGACAGCTTGGCGAAGCCGCCGCAGATGGTCAGCCGGTCGACGGGGTGGCGGCGCACGTACTTGAGGACCGCGCCCGCGAAGTCGCCCATGTCGAGCAGCGCGTCCTCGGGCAGTTCGTACTCGGCGACGACGGTCTTCTCGGACGTCGACCCCGTGCACCCGGCGAGATGCGTGCGCCCGGCCGCCCGCGCCACGTCCACGCCCCGCCGGATGGAGTCGATCCACGCCGAGCAGGAGTACGGGACGACGATCCCTGTCGTCCCGAGGATGGACAGACCGCCGAGGATGCCCAGCCGCGGGTTCCAGGTGGAGCGGGCGATCTCCTCGCCGTGGTCGACGGAGAGGGTGATCTCGACATCGCCGGTGCCGCCGTGCCGGGCGGCGACCTCGGCGACATGGTCCCGCATCATCTGCCGGGGGACCGGGTTCACCGCCGGTTCGCCGACCGGCAGGGGCAGGCCCGGACGGGTGATTGTCCCGACACCCGGGCCCGCCCGGAACACCACCCCGGCCCCGGCGGGCAGCCGCCGCACCGTGGACCGGACCAGCGCGCCGTGCGTGACGTCCGGGTCGTCGCCCGCGTCCTTCACGATGCCCGCCATCGCGCTCTCGGCGGTCAGCTTCTCGGCCGCGAGCGCGAAGGACGGGGTCTGTCCCTTCGGCAGGGTGATGGTCACCGGGTCCGGGAACTCGCCGGTCAGCAGCGCGGTGTACGCGGCCGTCGTCGCGGCGGTCGCACAGGCACCGGTCGTCCAGCCGTGCCGCAGACCTGTGTGCTTGAGTTGGGCGGCACGACCACCCTTGGCCTCGCCGGCACCCTGCGCGCCACCGCCGTCCTTCGGCTCACCGCCGTCTTTCGGCTCACCGCCGTCTTTCGCCGTACCGCTCATGAACGGACCCGTACTTCCATGCACGTACTGATACTCGGCGGAACCACGGAGGCCCGCCGCCTCGCCGAGCTGCTGCACGGCACCCCCGGCCTGCGGCTGACCAGCTCCCTCGCCGGACGGGTCGCCAGCCCCCGGCTGCCCCCGGGCGAGGTGCGCGTCGGCGGCTTCGGCGGGGCCGAGGGGCTGACCGCCTGGCTGCGCGAGCACGGGGTGGACGCGCTCATCGACGCCACCCATCCTTTCGCCGGGACCATGAGTTTCCACGCGGCACGGGCTGCCGCCACCTCCCATGTTCCCCTGCTCGCGCTGCGCCGCCCCGGCTGGGCCCCGGCCCCCGGCGACCACTGGCACGACGTCGGCTCACTGGACGAGGCCGCGCGCCTGCTGCCCACGCTGGGCCGACGCGTGTTCCTCACCACCGGACGGATGGGTCTGGCCGCCTTCGCCGCCCTGGACGACCTGTGGTTCCTCGTACGGTCCGTCGACGCGCCCGAGGCCCCGCACCCGGCCCGGATGGAGGTGCTGCTCGACCGGGGCCCCTTCACCCTCGCGGGGGAACGGGAACTGCTCCGCCGCCACCGCGTGGACGTCCTCGTCACGAAGGACAGCGGGGGAGCCGCCACCGCGCCGAAGCTGACCGCCGCGAGGGAGGCCGGGGTGCCCGTAGTCGTCGTACGCAGACCACCCGTCCCCGAGGGCGTCACCGTGGTGCCGGACCCGCAGGCGGCGGCCCACTGGGTCGAGGAGCTGCTCACCGCCCGGCCCCGCCCCGCTCACCCCTCCGGATAGCGCCGCGGCGTCCAGACGATCTCCTCGCCGTCGCCGCGCCGTACCACCCGGGTCTGCGAGGAACCGATCAGCAGGATCGTGCGCATGTCGACCTCGGCGGGGTCCAGGTTGGCCAGCCGGACGATCCGTACGCGCTCGTCGGAGCCGCCCACGTCCCGCGCGACCACGACCGGGGTCTCCGGCGCCCGGTGCTCCAACAGCAGGTCACGCGCCTTGCCCACCTGCCAGGTGCGGCTGCGCGACCCGGGGTTGTACAGGGCCAGCACCAGGTCCGCCGAGGCCGCCGCGCGCAGCCGCTCGGCGATGACCTCCCAGGGCTTGAGCCGGTCGGAGAGGGAGAGCGTGGCGTAGTCGTGGCCGAGGGGGGCGCCCGCACGGGCGGCGGCGGCATTGGCGGCGGTCACCCCCGGCAGCACCCGCACCGGGACGTCCGCGTACTCCTCCTGCGCGGCGACCTCCAGCACGGCCGTCGCCATGGCGAAGACCCCCGGGTCGCCGCCGGAGACGACCGCGACCCGCCGCCCGCGCCGGGCCAGATCGAGGGCGAACTCGGCGCGCTCCGACTCGACCCGGTTGTCCGAGCCGTGCCGGACCTGCCCCGCCCGCCGCGGCACCCGGTCCAGATAGGTGGTGTAGCCGACCAGGTCGTCGGCGGCGGCCAGCGCGCCCCGCGACTCGGGCGTCAGCCACAGCGGACCGGCCGGACCGGTACCGACCACCACGACCTCACCCCGCTCCCGCGCCTCGGGCCGTTCGGCGTCGACCTGGCTGGGCAGCACGGCCACCGCGAAGTACGGCACCGACTCCGCGTCCACGTCCGCCAGTTCGGCGATCCGCTCCCCGGCCATGGTGGCCCGCTCGACATAGCGGGCCTCGTCGAGCCGCCCCGCCCCCTCCAGCGCGCTCCGCACCTTGGTGAAGGTCCGCCCCAGCTTCATCACCACGGCCACGTCCGTCGCGGCGAGGCGTGCGGTCAGCTCCTCCTCGGGCAGGGTGCCCGGCAGGATCGTCAGCACCTCCTCGCCCTCGACGAGCGGGGTGCCGAGACGGGCCGCGGCGGCGGACACGGACGTGACCCCGGGGACGACCTCGGTGTCGTAGCGGTCCACGAGCCGCTTGTGCATATGCATGTACGAGCCGTAGAAGAGCGGGTCGCCCTCCGCGAGGACCGCGACCGTGCGCCCCGCGTCGAGATGCGCCGCCAGCCGGGCCGACGCCTGCGCGTAGAACTCCTCCATCGCGCCCTTGTAGCCGCCCGGATGATCGGTGGTCTCCGTCGTCAGCGGATACATCAGCCGCTCCTCGATCTGGTCGGCGCGCAGATGCTTCGCCGCGATCGAGCGGGCGATGGAACGGCCGTGCCGGGCACAGTGATACGCGATCACATCCGCCCCGGAGATCACCTCGACGGCCCGCACGGTCATCAGGGACGGGTCACCGGGGCCGAGCCCCACCCCGTACAGCTTGCCGCGCACCGGCTTCTCGCCCACTGTCCCGCCGTTCACTGTCCCGCCGTTCACTCTTCCTCACTCGCGATCGCGTTGAGCGCGGCGGCGGCGATGGCACTTCCGCCGCGACGGCCGCGTACGACGATGTGGTCCAGGCCCGACGGATGCGCGGCCAGCGCGTCCTTGGACTCGGCTGCGCCGACGAACCCGACCGGCACCCCGATGACGACGGCGGGCCGGGGCGCGCCCTCGTCGATCATCTCCAGCAGCCGGAACAGCGCGGTCGGCGCGTTGCCGACGGCCACGACCGAGCCCTCCAGCCGGTCCCGCCACAGCTCCAGGGCGGCGGCGCTGCGGGTGGTGCCCAGCTTCGCCGCCAGCTCGGGGACGGCCGGGTCGGAGAGCGTGCACAGCACGTCGTTGTCGGCGGGCAGCCGCTTGCGGGTCACCCCGCTGGCCACCATCCGCACATCCGTGAAGATGGGCGCCCCGGCGCGCAGGGCCGCACGGGCGCGGGCCACCGCGTCGGGCGTGTACACCAGGTCCCGTACGAGGTCGACCATTCCGCAGGCGTGGATCATCCGGACCGCGACCTGGCTGACATCGGCGGGCAGCGCCGCGAGGTCCGCCTCCGCGCGGATGGTGGCGAAGGACTGCCGGTAGATCGCCGGGCCGTCCTTCTCGTACTGGTAGTCGTACGTGGTCACGGTGGTCTTCTCGCTGCTCTCGGTCGTCTTCGTACGGGTGTTGTTCACAAGGGTCATGAGGTTCGTGCGGCTCATGAGGTGATCGCCGCCAGGGCGGTGGCGAGCCGACCGGGGTCGGCCATGTGTGTGGTGCGGGGTTCGTGCGCGGTGCTGGTGCTGGTGCTGGTGCGGGTCAGGTCGTAGCCGCCGCCCGGCACGGCCACCACGTCGATCCGTTCGCCGCGCGGGTGGCCGCAGCGCCGCTCGCAGCCGGACCAGTACAGGGGGAGGCCCGCGCGCCCGGCCGCCGTCAGGCTCGTGGTCGCGTCCGCCCGTACGTCCGCCAGGGACTTCGCGCAGCCGGGCCGCCCGATGCAGGCGCCCACGCGCAGCCAGGGAGAAGCGGGATCGGTGACCAGGCCGGTCACCGAGAGCCGGGCGAGCGCCTCGCCCGCCCGTTCCTTGCCCGTCCGTTCCTCGCCCAGGCCCGGGACCGGGACGACGACTCCCCGCCAGGGGGTCAACCGCAGTTCCCGGCCGGCGGTGGTGGCCGCGAGCGCGGTCAACTCCCGCCACTGGAGGCCGGTGAGGCGCCCGAGCGGGACATGTACGGAGAGGGCGTCACCGACGGCGCCGGGCGGCGGCCCCTCGGCTCCGGCCGGGGCCGTCCCCGGGACGGTCCGGCTCCCGACAGCGATCCCGTCGGCGGTCAGCCGGTCGCGGACCAGGCCGGGCAGCCCGCCCCGCCGTGGGAGTTCCGTCACACGCCAGACCCGGGCCCCGCTCTCCCGGGCCGCCGTCAGAAAGGTCTCGGCGGCCGTCAGCGCGGCACGGGCCGCGTCCTCGGCGGGCACCGACAGGACCTCGTCGGCCGTGCCGAGGCTCAGCAGCGCGCCGCCGTCCTCGGCCGCCCGGACGGTCACATCGGCGTCGAGTCCGGCCACATCCCCGCGCCCGTCGTCGAGCGCGAACAGGAACCGGCCCGACAACTCCGGGGCCGCCGCGCTCGCGCACAGCGCCGTGTCGAGGGCCGTCAGCCAGGGCCGTACGTCCCGCAGGCCCCGCCCGTCGAGGCCGGACAGGGGAGAGGCCACGATGTTGCGCACCCGTTCGTGCCCGGCGGAGGGCAGCAGTCCGGCCGCGTCCAGGGACTCGGCGAGCGCGCCCCCGCAGCCGTCGGCCAGCCCCCGCAGCTGGACATTGCCGCGCGAGGTGAGGTGAAGATCACCGTCGCCGAGCCGCCGGGCCGCCTCCGCGAGCGCCTCGGCCTGGCGCACGGTCAGCACCCCACCGGGGACCCGGACCCGGGCCAGCGGCCCGTCGTCCGCCGCGTGCAGCCGCAACGTCCCCGGGCAGGCGTCGCCCCGGTCCCGTGGGGCCACTGTGGCCTGGGACGATGAGGGAAGGGGAGACGCGGAGGACATGGCCGCGAGCATACCTACCGGTACTACGGACGTACCCCCCGCCCTTTTGAGGCGACCCTTACTATGCTGCTTGGTGGATCATCCGGTCCGCCGACGCCACGAAGGCGCTAGGTGCTGCCGTCACATTCCCGTCGTCGCCCGAAGGGCGGCTCCGCGGCGTCTGGTGCGTGCTTTCGGCGTGCCGGGCGCAAGACCTCGTACTGGACGTACTTGGGCTTGTGCCCGGTGCGGCGAGAGTGCGTGCCAGACGTCGCGGAGCAGACGGGAACGTGACAGCAGACCCTAGAGGGAGGAAGCCGGTGTGAGTCCGGCGCGGTCCCGCCACTGTGAGTCCGTCCCAGGAGGGGCGGGCGAGTCAGGAACTCCCTTTCCCGTATCCCTCGGTCCCGCCCGAGCCGGGAAGACCGAAGATCCGTACACCGCCCGGGGCGCGGACCCCGAGGAAGGCCAGCAGCCGCATGCAGCCATCGTCCGGGGAGCGCTCCGCGCAGCCCCACATCCTGCTCCTGTCGACCTCCGACACCGACCTGCTCAGCGCCCGCGCGGCCGACGGCCCGGTCCCGTACCGCTTCGCCAACCCCTCCCGCCTCGCGCTGGACGACCTCCCGGCCCTCCTCGACGGCGCCGGCCTGGTCGTCGTACGGCTCCTCGGCGGCATCCGCGCCTGGCAGGAGGGCCTCGACCTGCTGCTCGCCGACGGCCGCCCGGTCGTCGTCCTCACCGGTGAACAGGCCCCCGACGCCCAGCTGATGGCCGCCTCCACGGTCCCGGTCGGTATCGCCGCCGAGGCGCACGCCTATCTCGCGCACGGCGGCCCCGCCAACCTGGAGCAGCTGGCGCGCTTCCTCTCCGACACGGTCCTGCTCACCGGCCACGGCTTCGACGCCCCCGCGCCCGCCCCCTCCTGGGGCCCACTGCCCCGGGAAGCGAGGGACACCGACGGCCCGACCGTCGCCGTCCTCTACTACCGGGCCCATCACATGAGCGGCAACACCGCCTTCGTGAACGCCCTGTGCGAGGCGATCGAGGACACCGGCTCCCGGGCGCTCCCGCTGTACGTGGCCTCGCTGCGCGCCCCCGAGCCCGAGCTGATCGAGGAACTGCGCGCCGCCGACGCCATCGTCACCACCGTCCTCGCCGCGGGCGGCACCAAGCCCGCCGAGGCCTCGGCCGGCGGCGACGACGAGTCCTGGGACGCGGGCGCCCTGACCGGCCTCGACGTACCGATCCTCCAGGCGCTGTGCCTCACCGGCTCGCGCGCCAACTGGGAGGAGAACGACGAGGGCGTCTCCCCGCTCGACGCGGCCAGCCAGATCGCCGTCCCCGAGTTCGACGGCCGCCTGATCACCGTCCCGTTCTCCTTCAAGGAGATCGACGAGGACGGCCTCCCGGCCTATGTCGCCGACCCCGAGCGCGCGGCCCGCGTCGCCGGAATCGCCGTACGCCACGCGC of Streptomyces phaeolivaceus contains these proteins:
- the cbiE gene encoding precorrin-6y C5,15-methyltransferase (decarboxylating) subunit CbiE, which gives rise to MTPAPPGPPYAVTVVGLGADGWRGVPDASRAVLRDAEVLIGGPRQLDLLPPECTGERITWPSPLRPAVPALLAAHTGRRIAVLASGDPMFYGIGRALAEEAGDRLRVLPHPSSVSYAAARLGWPLEDTEVVTLVGRPTARLAAALHEGRRLLVLGADAGTPAEVAALLRDRGFGPSRLRVLEQLGGDRERTTDPTTADDWAARTDPPGDPLNIVAVDCRRAPDTLRLGAVPGLPDEAYEHDGQLTKRYVRAATLAALAPAPGELLWDIGGGSGSIAVEWMRTHPSCRAITVERDPVRAARITRNADRLGVPGLRVVTGAAPAALAELTEPPPPDAVFIGGGLTVPGLLDSCWHALPVGGRLVANTVTLESEAVLADAHRRHGGELIRLAVARAVPVGGFTGWRQAMPVTQWAVRKTTGDTFHVGDPFDTASGAEK
- the cobM gene encoding precorrin-4 C(11)-methyltransferase → MTVYFIGAGPGAADLITVRGARTLAACQVCLYAGSLVPRELLAECPPDARLVDTAQLDLDRITAELVRAHEEGHDVARLHSGDPSVFSAVAEQMRRLDAAGVPYEVVPGVPAFAAAAAALKRELTVPTVGQTVILTRIAQQATAMPDGEDLATLGRSGALIVLHLAARYVDRVVEELLPHYGADCPAAVVAYASRPEEAILRGTLDEIAGQVKAAGVLRTAVIMVGRTLGARQFRDSHLYSPERERHGC
- a CDS encoding FecCD family ABC transporter permease, with product MRRSPSRIPLPPLVLGLTLLLLLSLVGGTGLGAAGIAWPDVLGFLWAGLTGGTVHAADAASYTIVWEIRLPRVVLGAIVGAGLAAVGVAVQAIVRNALGDPFVLGISSGAAVGANAVILLGAFAGLGVWALSASAFLSALAAMALVYAVARSPHGLSPLRLVLTGTALAYGFEAVTTVMVFGAARGEAARSALMWLLGSLGGATWAQVPLVAVTVVAGWAWLRRRAESLNALAMGDETSAALGVRPERLRRELFLVTAAVTGTVVAVSGAIGFVGLMVPHVVRMLVGADHRRVLAVAPLVGAVLLVWADVLSRLLLAPAELPVGVITAVVGVPAFLVLMRRGGYAFGGR
- a CDS encoding ABC transporter ATP-binding protein, giving the protein MRLDIDAVTIETAGARLVDDIRLTAASGAFVGLVGPNGSGKSTLLRCVYRALRPAAGTVRLDGEDAHAMPSRAAARLLAALPQESSAEFDFTVAEVVAMGRLPHRERTAASDAEICARAMARTGVEHLADRGFLALSGGEKQRVLLARALAQQPKVLVLDEPTNHLDIAHQLDVLSLVRDSGVTVLAALHDLNLAAAHCDVLYVIAGGRIVASGPPHDVLHPDLLAEVFGVRAHPVRHPETGAVQLLFDLLPPTTL
- a CDS encoding ABC transporter substrate-binding protein, giving the protein MRKLLAAALCLAATVTATGCGANVESAKDAKSTSGSAEKAVTLTNCGQKITFDKAPERVVTNDVGITELMFALGLEDRMAGFAMPDDKGDLSGVPWKDGYDKVKWLSKDQLTKENVLDANADLVFAGWNYGFREDAGFTPDALKKLGVPSYILTESCRNGRSETSRGIMPPLDALYTDLTNLGKLFGVEKRAATLIADFRKQIADVRSEAPAKSPRVFLYDSGQDQPFTSGRFAAPEQIITEAGGVNVMHDVEDSWTTVGWESVVQRDPDVIVICDYGDVTAEQKKKFLLSYAPLRGVSAIKNKRIFVLDYVDLVESPRNPSAIARLGTYLKTVSES
- a CDS encoding cobalt-precorrin-5B (C(1))-methyltransferase, with protein sequence MSGTAKDGGEPKDGGEPKDGGGAQGAGEAKGGRAAQLKHTGLRHGWTTGACATAATTAAYTALLTGEFPDPVTITLPKGQTPSFALAAEKLTAESAMAGIVKDAGDDPDVTHGALVRSTVRRLPAGAGVVFRAGPGVGTITRPGLPLPVGEPAVNPVPRQMMRDHVAEVAARHGGTGDVEITLSVDHGEEIARSTWNPRLGILGGLSILGTTGIVVPYSCSAWIDSIRRGVDVARAAGRTHLAGCTGSTSEKTVVAEYELPEDALLDMGDFAGAVLKYVRRHPVDRLTICGGFAKLSKLAAGHLDLHSARSQVDKGFLAELARRGGADEALAAEVAGANTGLAALQLCAAAGVPLGDLVATVARDEALAVLRGAPVAVDVICVDRAGTVVGRSAIR
- a CDS encoding cobalt-precorrin-6A reductase; translation: MHVLILGGTTEARRLAELLHGTPGLRLTSSLAGRVASPRLPPGEVRVGGFGGAEGLTAWLREHGVDALIDATHPFAGTMSFHAARAAATSHVPLLALRRPGWAPAPGDHWHDVGSLDEAARLLPTLGRRVFLTTGRMGLAAFAALDDLWFLVRSVDAPEAPHPARMEVLLDRGPFTLAGERELLRRHRVDVLVTKDSGGAATAPKLTAAREAGVPVVVVRRPPVPEGVTVVPDPQAAAHWVEELLTARPRPAHPSG
- a CDS encoding precorrin-2 C(20)-methyltransferase; translated protein: MRGKLYGVGLGPGDPSLMTVRAVEVISGADVIAYHCARHGRSIARSIAAKHLRADQIEERLMYPLTTETTDHPGGYKGAMEEFYAQASARLAAHLDAGRTVAVLAEGDPLFYGSYMHMHKRLVDRYDTEVVPGVTSVSAAAARLGTPLVEGEEVLTILPGTLPEEELTARLAATDVAVVMKLGRTFTKVRSALEGAGRLDEARYVERATMAGERIAELADVDAESVPYFAVAVLPSQVDAERPEARERGEVVVVGTGPAGPLWLTPESRGALAAADDLVGYTTYLDRVPRRAGQVRHGSDNRVESERAEFALDLARRGRRVAVVSGGDPGVFAMATAVLEVAAQEEYADVPVRVLPGVTAANAAAARAGAPLGHDYATLSLSDRLKPWEVIAERLRAAASADLVLALYNPGSRSRTWQVGKARDLLLEHRAPETPVVVARDVGGSDERVRIVRLANLDPAEVDMRTILLIGSSQTRVVRRGDGEEIVWTPRRYPEG